One genomic window of bacterium includes the following:
- a CDS encoding metalloregulator ArsR/SmtB family transcription factor, whose protein sequence is MNNEIQKKYQKRSEIIKALAHPTRLFIIDFLSDGEKCVCEIVEQVGVDISTISKHLLVMRKAGLVESEKRGLNVFYKMMCPCIVDLFTCLEYIGKKD, encoded by the coding sequence ATGAATAATGAAATCCAAAAAAAGTATCAAAAACGCTCAGAGATAATAAAAGCACTTGCACATCCTACAAGGCTTTTTATTATCGATTTTTTGTCAGACGGTGAAAAATGTGTCTGTGAAATCGTTGAACAAGTTGGTGTTGATATTTCAACCATTTCTAAGCATTTACTGGTTATGAGAAAAGCTGGTCTTGTTGAAAGTGAAAAACGCGGGCTCAATGTTTTTTATAAAATGATGTGTCCTTGCATAGTGGATTTATTTACCTGCTTAGAGTATATTGGCAAGAAAGATTAA
- the msrB gene encoding peptide-methionine (R)-S-oxide reductase MsrB codes for MDKIVKSKEEWKKTLPEKVFKITREKSTEHPFTGKYNKFYESGTYKCSNCGNILFESDTKFDSGSGWPSFREKASSDSVEFHEDTSLAMLRTEVICKKCGAHLGHLFDDGPKPTGQRYCINSASLDFEGKK; via the coding sequence ATGGATAAAATTGTTAAGTCCAAAGAAGAATGGAAAAAAACTTTACCTGAAAAAGTTTTTAAAATAACCCGGGAAAAAAGCACAGAACATCCTTTTACGGGAAAATACAATAAATTTTATGAAAGTGGAACATATAAATGCTCCAACTGCGGAAATATCTTGTTTGAATCAGATACGAAATTTGATTCGGGTTCAGGGTGGCCTAGTTTCCGGGAGAAAGCTTCTTCTGACAGCGTAGAATTTCATGAAGACACAAGTCTTGCAATGCTAAGAACAGAAGTTATTTGCAAAAAATGTGGAGCGCATCTCGGGCATCTTTTTGATGACGGACCAAAACCCACAGGGCAAAGATACTGCATAAATTCTGCTTCACTTGATTTTGAGGGAAAAAAATAA
- a CDS encoding MlaD family protein, translating into MTIIVKFREVPPVIQRLPKNKVNIYYRGFNVGHVSNIDLSNDQKYIVFSLGIYYKNLKLPKNIKIFLNSEDLYGSRHFSLVYPKNPSSQFLSNGDVVYGTGSSERIDQYLVKYLKTGNLSKLVSNLLKITNTLNTDNLSQIQADMKKSSTDTRIILNNLKKIIEDPQVRQELKSTIKSSSRSFDNINQILETGEVKEIITKAPESINKTIKNLESINETTPRINKNLTTTNMNLSQANKALAETNCNLETINCKVPAIPPSLLENTDKTLKTVNCLTAELIEILNKRFLIFRFMFGKPGTSLKKCKQDDLECLKSKKF; encoded by the coding sequence ATGACTATAATTGTTAAATTTAGAGAAGTGCCTCCTGTAATTCAACGTTTACCAAAAAACAAAGTAAATATATATTATAGAGGTTTCAATGTTGGTCATGTTTCCAATATAGATCTTTCTAATGATCAAAAATATATTGTTTTTTCTCTTGGTATTTACTACAAAAACTTGAAACTTCCCAAAAATATAAAAATTTTCTTAAATAGTGAAGATCTTTACGGCTCAAGGCATTTTTCTCTAGTATATCCGAAAAATCCATCATCTCAGTTCTTATCAAATGGTGATGTGGTTTATGGAACGGGTTCATCGGAAAGAATAGATCAATATTTGGTTAAATATTTAAAAACAGGAAACTTAAGCAAGCTTGTATCAAACCTTCTTAAAATAACAAACACTCTAAATACTGATAATTTGAGTCAAATTCAAGCGGACATGAAAAAATCAAGTACGGATACCAGAATTATTTTAAATAACCTAAAAAAAATTATTGAAGATCCTCAGGTAAGACAAGAACTAAAATCAACAATAAAATCTTCTTCAAGATCTTTTGATAATATTAATCAAATTTTAGAAACCGGAGAAGTGAAAGAAATTATAACTAAAGCACCTGAGTCAATAAATAAAACTATAAAAAATCTTGAATCTATTAATGAAACTACTCCTAGAATAAATAAAAATTTAACAACAACCAACATGAATCTTTCTCAAGCCAACAAGGCTCTTGCTGAAACAAATTGCAATCTTGAAACTATAAATTGCAAAGTTCCTGCAATCCCGCCTTCATTATTAGAAAATACTGATAAAACATTAAAAACCGTTAATTGCCTGACTGCTGAATTAATCGAAATACTTAATAAAAGGTTTTTAATATTCAGATTTATGTTCGGAAAGCCCGGAACCTCGCTAAAAAAGTGCAAACAAGATGATTTGGAATGTTTAAAATCTAAAAAGTTTTAG